The genomic interval CAGCAGACAGAGTAGCGGCAGGTAGGGAAGTGTGCGAGTGTGAACCTGAAGCTGAATGTATCGATGTATCAGGCAGCACGGCTGCTGCGTCTGATACAGGAGCTGGAAAAATATCGCCAGTTGATGGTGGTACCATCGAAATGTGTGGAACATCCTGCGGTAAGGGTAGAATGACATGGTCAGTAGGTACTTTGGATATACTATTTGTCGGAACGGAATCATGAATTAAATCCCCAGGGGGATTTAATCCTCCTCCAACTGTATGTCCAGTATTATGCATAAATTCTAGCGGAAATGTACCGTGTGTGTTAGGATTTGTCATATTTGCCAAAACTGAACCAGCAATATCGGCTGGGAAAAGAGGAGGTAGAGGTTCGTTGTTCGTTGTGGGCGCATGTCCCGGAAATAAAATATCCTGACCTGAATGTTTCATATTGTGCTTATTTGATCCTGACACTGCATCAGATGGTGTTTGTGAATGActtaaatgtgttgaaaataggTCATTATGAGCTCTATTAGACGCGCCAATATCATGCGTCAATGGATTAGTCTGTAAAAGAGCATTGCTCCCATGATCGCTAATAATGACAGGTAAAGTATTAGTCTGGTGATTTCCAGCACCAGGTTGTCCTGAACCAGTTTGTCGTGGAGTTTTAGCAGATCTAGGTGGTGACAATTTTGTTGTTCCTTGCAACAATAAATCTCCAATGGCTTGTGCAGCAGCGCTGTTACCTGAATTCGACTGGAAAATGGGAGGTGGTGGTGGAATCATGGTCTTGGTTGGCAAAGGTAATGTGTCCATCGGTACGGCGTGTCCTGTATGCGATTGTGAAATATCGGGAATCGTTACTGGTAACGTAATCCCTGTCCCCTGCGGAGCTGAATGTGATATTGAATGACCTTTTCCGTGAATACTGCTTTGTTGTAAAGCCTTGCTGTTAGATGGTTTACCAATTGTACCAACAGGAGACTTTGGAACTGTCTCAAGTTCTTTGTTTATGGCTTTGAGAAGAGGGTATGGTCCTTTATTGCAGAATTGACCTGAAAAGTCGTCAAGTGCTAATGACCAAACCATTATCCCGCCGTATTTATTTTGCTTCATCCAGCGTACCTGgaatttatcatatatttatgtCATGAAAATAATTTGCTGAAGTCGGGCACAAGAACGATTTATAACAACCTTATTTGCCTATATCTTAAAATTACtgcattgtttttaaaaagtatgCATACTTTGAGCCCGCCATGTTGTTGTtaataatataacaattttttataaatgtaaaatattgcaaaataacaattatattcattttaatacaGCATCTCATTTtctaaaagtcacaaaaatacacataaaatttatCATAGAAAAAGAATGAATGTTATTTATAAACTACTCGGGATTGTTCATGAGAGgatatgaaatgtgcaacattccCTCACACCCATTAATACCAgcataagcggaattctattacagttaCAAGAAGTGCACGCCATGACCCCAAAACAAttctgagtccaagtacggggattCTTTTTTCAGCCGCAACACAGCACTGAAagactgttgtgatagttaataaagtctgtataaagatcctttggaagcatagaacgccaCCAATTAACATAATAGTAGACTCAGCTTGATTGAGCAACGTAGTATCACATAAATATTGAATGGTCGTTTTCGAAAGGGCACGACAACccgaaattttatatttgttgTCATATTCTTCCCTCATATCGTTTTTTCGTTACTTGGTAAATTTAGAGATATAGGTGTGTTTTTGTAGCTTTTCAAAAATGGGTTGTAgtcgtaaaatgaataaattcattTAACTCTATTCGACATTTTGATACGCAATCACCAACATACTGCCTCCGTGGCATTGCGGtaaaggtcgccgacttcaaatcacttgcccctcaccgatgtgggtcaGCGCCTCGCTTAGAGCGTACAAGTCTTCAAGTGAGAAAGCCATTCCGGTGGTTTTATCCAAGTGCCCGCAGGTGgggaaataatgcccggaggggcatcTGTGGTGAGTCTTCATTCACTattgaaagctggaaagtcgccttatgaacTATAAACGTGTCGATGTGACGACAAACCCAACAAAATTATTCCAAAATTAATTTGCAGTAATTTTGACATACTGCCAAACTAAAAAACGGTGGGTAagcttttcattttctttagtATACAACAGTAAATGTTTCATttgcaagttaaaaaaaatcttgaatatatATAAACGTAGCCGAGTTTAATCACAACCTAGAATTCAATTGTACCTATCCGCTACCCACAATACtttcataaatatcattttcgTTCGATCTTTACAAATCATAGTGTACCTTTGCAACAACACTTTCTTCATCGTCATATCCAACCCACAGGTCACCTTTGTGTATATATGGCGCTCTGTGTTCAGCTTGCCACACCCTTGTTGCTCCTTTTGTCAGCTCTTCACAAACCTGTGTAAATAGTAGGTCACGGTGTTCTAAATGTCAAGTGTATTTGTCTTAGTTTGAAAGTAATGAATACACTCGATAACTTCCAACTTAATCGTTCTGTTGTcttaacaaataattttaaaaggccGAAATTTTAGATATCATTATCATTGCCAATTGCCTAATATATGTACCTACTTGACAGTCTATGTACACACAATGAGCAAAAAAAATCTATAACGAAAACGAAATATGTGAAATAGATGTGAAACAAAAATTCCGAAATTGTGAAACATGATGGTTCTTTCTTTTCTTAATAAtgaaagttatatatatttttcgatCATGTTGTATTAGACCTGAAACAGTTTTATATTATACTGGAAACACATATGGTTCATGATATTGTTAAGAAATATTGTCTATTTTGAACTAGCACTTTGTAAACTGTTCCTGGTTATAGGGATGCCTGTTATGTCAGTATATGTAATatgtataaaagataaaaacaatataatcGTTAAAACTGTTCCTTGCATTTCATAACTCAGACCGCTAATATCAAATCTTTTTTACGTTgttttaataaatgaattatgTACATTTTGCTGTGCACATAATCCTCATGCAAAGTGTttcttttacaaaacaaattcGTCCCGCCGTCACAATCAATTATATCTGCGATGCAGAGAAATGCTGTCTAAGCATTTTCCAgtgtataaaagaaaataattacttTAGCTACTCATTGTTTTAATAGAAGTATATAAAACTccttacatatataaataaaagtaatttgaaAATGCCGAAACTATGTAAATAAAAATCGTtgaaaaggaaaatgttgactGACAAACCAGCAAGGCATTCGAACCTAACTTGTTTAGATACGAAACATGACTACTAAACTGACTACGCTACCCTGTCATATTGCAGATACAAGGTGCGAACTTAATATATATGGCACATGTAATTAACAAACTCAGTTCACATATGTACAACTTTATCACAATAAACATATTTAACGGTCAGTATCTGGGTCAGTAAAGAACTATACATGTCATGTCAATTATGTCATACTTTTGCTCAATATTTATAAAACCTGTTGTAAACTGTCTCGCCTTTTGCTTTATAAATTTCATATTGTTTGACTTATCGATCATCTATTTTTAAGCCATTGTGAAAACACACACTTATAAAAAATCTTGtagttttaacaaatttttaaagaagaacATTATTACTTTCCTACCATGTTAAGTTCTTATATGGCTTGATGCAGCAAAATTTACATGTCTGTAAGAAATAAAAGGCAAAACCAGCCCAAGCATATTTAGGAAAAATCCGTAGGCCGCAAACAATACTGACCGTACAAATAATAATGTGCGCGTCCGTACGAATAAAGCCGTTTTTAGTGTAAACGTTTCAaagtacctcataataagacataAATCCTGGCTCTCTGGTGTACTTTCCCGCCAATCCGGCTCCTACTGCAGGAGCACCTATACCGTTGTTAGATGGCGACTGTAACTTGAAACTGCGACCATATAAACCTATACCAACAACTAATTTATGTTTTGGTGCACCCCGCTGTGCCCAGTACTTCACTGCCCATTCCTGgaatttaaaatgatattattaatATTCAAGAGGGTCATGAATATtctggatcgctcatctgagtaatatgagctacctgtttcaaatgtcaaactaatgctaaaatattaagacagtaggtcacattcatgttcaccaaagtcagttttaagatcggtgtgcaaaactgtatatgtcatcaaaatttcaaggctgtatctttaaaacaaagaagtaggtcaataggtcaaggtcacaatcaagtgaccccctaattacttggagtcatcaggtaattataattaaacagtctagaaatatgacctgataatttttgaagtatttttcctatataactcatataaaaactatgtgcCCCCTGAGCGGGGCTTTCAATGGACCCTGACAttcttagtaaaggaccactagacaatgccacatgtaGAATATTTACGCTCTGTGCCTCTCTGTTTCAGAGAGGAACATTTCTTTatgtttttcctatagaactctatgtaaattcaagggatTACGGGGCGGGACTAATATTGACCCTGGGATCATAACTTGAATAATATTGGTaaaagtccactagacaatgcaccataccaaatatataagctctaggtcttcaggtTTGAGGGAAGaaactttttgaaatttacaatatagccatacagggaaaataagccccgccccttGGCAGTCATGTTTTTAACGCAATAAAAtagcttaagcaattttggtagaaagtcaccTATAGGTCAttactacaaaatatttttgatatctggctaacagtttctgagaagaagattttaaaggttttcctttcggttgccatggcaaccatagttctgaataaattttatttctttgtgtattttgaaagggggccacccaaaaATCATTTCTGTACCCTTGTCggccatgttgtttttttttaccgaaAAAGAACGgcttaaataattatttgtagagggtcacccagagatcatttcaacaaaatatgttttgaaatccggttaacagtttctgagaagaagacttttaaagattttccattcggttgccatggcaaccacagttctgaatgCAGTTTAATTATtttggcaattttgaaagggaacatccaaggatcattcctttgaagtttggtgtaaatctgcccagtcgtttttgaaaaagatttttttttagaaattgttgtcGGATGCACGACGGACAACGCACGATGGGCGACGGACATCAAagggtcacaaaagctcaacttgagcctttggcttaggtgagctaaaacacagGGAGAAATTGAAGGGAGGTTATGCGATATACAGAGAAATTTCTTATTCGTCAAAGTTCATGTTCTGttaatttcttgatttatttACGTTTCTTTTGATTAATGTCCACCTCATTAATAGTCAAGACTTTTATTTGACCATGTCCTTACATGACCTTGGCGGTCAGATACATTATCGCTAACGAATAAGaaattaataattgagccgtgccatgggaaaaccaacatagtgggtgtgcgaacagcatggatccagaccagcctgcgcatccgcgcagtctggtcaggttccatgctgttcgctaatggtttctctaataataatagtctttgaaagcgaacagcatggatcctgaccagactgcgcggatgcgcaggctggtctggatccatgctggtcgcaaagccactatgttggttttcccatggcacggctcatatattcatcACACacaaaattaagaaattatattaatcatatacAAAATTACCATATTTAGAATTGCTGCATCCGCACTCTCAGAAGCTCTTCCGAAAAGTGGACTATTGTGTCCCGTCATTGCTTCCCAAGATCCATGTAGATCATACGtcattatgtttataaaatctaaactcctgaaaacatatttaaacacaATTCATTAATGTGCCGGGTCTGTTTTGACATTTGGATTAAATTAAGCCTCTATTGAAAGTTTCGAGTGCATAACACATGTGACAAActcattttcaatattattttataaggtACATTTGATCAAACATATAGGCCTCTGTAAATCAAAGCGCTGTGATCTAATCGTGACTGAATTTGTAAGAAGATGCATATATGATGATCCTGTAGGCATATGAAATTTGTAGTCCATGCATGTTACACCAGAAAGTTTCATACAAAGTTATGACCTTGGAAATGTATCAGATATTATAACTGTGATTCATTGTTAAGTTCACATCTTGAAGATAGAGTTACTGTGAAAGAAGTAAATATAATACAATGATTGTAGTACATTCAAAGGTCAACGATACAGCCGTTTACGACCTTCAGTAAGGCACGTTTACTCAGATatacaatattaataataatgtcAAACCTGGCTACATTCGGTATATCATATCCGGCGTCTATATTAGATTTCCCCGCTGGTACGGCAGCTGTGAGGAGAAGTCTTGGTCTTCCAGTATGATAGGACTCTTGTTCAAATGCCTGCTTTAATTCCTGTGGAATAGAAAATAGATCACATAACACTTTCATACTGGTGACTAACAGGtacattgttttaattatatataattcgATAAgattaaatacaatgtatatggtTGGAAATTAGCAATCGTACTATACAATCAGCCAAAACCGTACGTCTTCTTGTTTCATACttgttacaaaaaatacaaactaacGTCTGTTTAATATTACTTGTGTATTGAGCTTTTAATAAGGGGTAGTACTGCTATATTTTCTCAGCAGTTAAGCAAGTTGGGCACTCGTCGACACAACAAGCAGTTAATGCTATAACTTTTCATAGATATTTAAGCGGTTCTatctaaaatgtatttaaatataaattgccAGAGGTAAGACTTGATTCTTAAAGAGACTCGGACTCACTCCAAGTAATAGGACAAGGTTTGCCTTGTCTTCCGGCTTTCCCCCGCGCCTAGCTGGATACTCCCAATCCATGTCAAGACCATCGAAGTTTCTCTTCCTTAGGAAATGTAAGGTAGAGTTGATGAACTGTTTCCTAGATGCTTTCGTTGCAACCATGTCACTAAATGGTACGCTTCCAGCATTCCAACCTCCAGTTGCTAGTAACGTTCTTAATTTCGGATTTGCCGTTTTAAGGTTGTTTACCTTGTCATACCTATAGAATAAGGTTGGATAAGCacacagaaataaaacaaacgaaaacatTTATAACGCAACGACTGTTTCAATATAAGATGTACATGTATAGAATAATCTGACCAAGCATATACAAAAGAAAACTAAAACACGAGTGTTTTCTTTAAAACACAAATTCATACAGTGGACACATTTATGACAAATACAATTAGCAagaattataaattatatttgtgCACACGTGCACACGCACGGACATGTTGTAACAGGTACAAAATCTGATCATGATAGGCAGAAACATCTCTTTGCAGCCGAGGTATTTGCAATGTAAAGGTGACGTTTTCTTTGATAGTcattaattatttttctattaccGCTTCTTTTAGGAGGAAAACGGCTttgtagaaatataaaaaaaacggtTTACTTTTCTTCCGGAACAaccaataaaataattaaatgtttaTCTGTCCGCAGGCAGCTGACTAATAAGCCCTTTAAATCTTTATTCTATGAATTAATTGTTTACGTTTACAAGACATCTATTGTACTGGAACACCTAGGCCGCTATTTAGCATACACGTCGATAATCATACTTAAATGAACTGTGACTGGATAAATTACTGTCAGAATCGACTATGTaaactgtttttattattgtGAAGTCATGTTTGATTGACAAATTTTCGGTATGTAACGAGACATTTAAGTCCACAGTAACTAAATTCTGGTTTGAATTTTATTACCTTAACTGAATGATAAACACTATATCAACACTTTGGACAGGCGTGAAAAGGCCGAAGTGTCACATGAGGACAATATTCCTGTCACAATGTCATCACCAATAAACACttttgtcaaatcaaagacaGCATAGTTTAAAAGCTTTAAGAGTCTACATTAAGGTTCAAGAGTCAAAAGCTTTCTGGATACAGACAAACCTGCAAGAAGCACAAAGACATTGGGAGCGACAAAATATGGCGGCTTTAGGCACATTGCTTCTCGAGACAAgatgaaacttaaacaaaatgtaatttagcAAGTAAGCTGACTAACTGCTTAAGTGGCCGCTTACATTTAACACTTTTGGCCGCCAAGGCAGATTCAACTTTATAATTGCTTTCATATggtttaaataatgttttagcTTACTTTTCGTTAGAGATCTCTCATTTACCTAATTTGCATATGCGAGGTCTGAATTGTTCTTCAAGCTTTTGATATATTAAAATCATTCTATACATAAAAACTACGACTAGCAATTTCGTATTTTTATACGATCAACAGGATCTAACGTGAATATGACAACAAAACTAAACAACCAAGAAAACTGTTCATTTTCTCtgaaattttatcaatatattaGTGAGAGCAATGATATTAAACTATACTAGTAATACATTTCTCCAGCCACGTGTTTAGTTATTCTACTGTAGTGAAATTCTCTTTAGATCagctttaaatattgaaaagtttactTTGATCAGCAGAAAGCAAAATAATTCCATCGAA from Mercenaria mercenaria strain notata chromosome 2, MADL_Memer_1, whole genome shotgun sequence carries:
- the LOC123564551 gene encoding uncharacterized protein LOC123564551, with translation MVATKASRKQFINSTLHFLRKRNFDGLDMDWEYPARRGGKPEDKANLVLLLGELKQAFEQESYHTGRPRLLLTAAVPAGKSNIDAGYDIPNVARSLDFINIMTYDLHGSWEAMTGHNSPLFGRASESADAAILNMEWAVKYWAQRGAPKHKLVVGIGLYGRSFKLQSPSNNGIGAPAVGAGLAGKYTREPGFMSYYEVCEELTKGATRVWQAEHRAPYIHKGDLWVGYDDEESVVAKVHYDFAVLRLKKESPYLDSELFWGHGVRWMKQNKYGGIMVWSLALDDFSGQFCNKGPYPLLKAINKELETVPKSPVGTIGKPSNSKALQQSSIHGKGHSISHSAPQGTGITLPVTIPDISQSHTGHAVPMDTLPLPTKTMIPPPPPIFQSNSGNSAAAQAIGDLLLQGTTKLSPPRSAKTPRQTGSGQPGAGNHQTNTLPVIISDHGSNALLQTNPLTHDIGASNRAHNDLFSTHLSHSQTPSDAVSGSNKHNMKHSGQDILFPGHAPTTNNEPLPPLFPADIAGSVLANMTNPNTHGTFPLEFMHNTGHTVGGGLNPPGDLIHDSVPTNSISKVPTDHVILPLPQDVPHISMVPPSTGDIFPAPVSDAAAVLPDTSIHSASGSHSHTSLPAATLSAVDGTLPGRHSVTGHSVVVGSLPVVEPVAAGIAAESIPSVSALGVSPTADIALPVAAAAHSDIGLASVRPAPPSRPRVNFSFSSSSSSNSSSSSSSSSSNSTERTRRIETSRSSLPPTVRDLLNQGPVDLLPLPADGNVHSLVDQTQGIIPGGTVEAVIPIDNINSLAQVLNNLQTSVPTSGTVLIPEPSNELRPETVLRQLDIGNILGSNIAAPVLIDRLPSQQSGPRTSRLAAGNTGGRALSQRIAANRANNLHQSNGGRTSQNTQRSMFIPPLNNRRAQRPQQRTQVSRRRVFPVSVTQLRRLISVLGRDTVRRLLQSGRLVLQPNVQRRQIVRAPVIRTRTPSLRNTMIRQRFPTGTSPNRNNLFSQFSQPRRINRRVNLNNNNLERTPSRASQSRSVNSNMDILSMLGL